CGGGACGTTCATTGAACATCATTCCCCTTGCCCTGAATAAAACTGCCGCTGCAGTCGTCTGTGCATGCAATGAGGAACTTACGCTGGGGCAAGTGCTTGTGCAACTGAAACGGTTACCCCTGACGGATATTGTTGTGGTGTTGAATGGAACAACGGACAACAGTCTGACACAGGTGCTTGAACAGCCTGGTATCACGCTGGTCTATGAACCTGACCGGGCGGGACATGATGTAGGCCGCGCTTTGGGGGCCAAAATGACGGAGGCGGAGACCCTTCTCTTTGTGGATGGGGATATGGTCGTCCCGGCAGAGCAGCTTGCACCGTTTCTGTATGCGGTCGACCGGGGAGATGATGTCGCACTGAACAATCTTTCATCCCTGTTGCCTCCATTTGCCCGCCAGGATGAAGTGAGCCGGATCAAGGCCTATCTCAACCGTGTGCTCAATCGTTCGGATCTGGGTTCCAATTCGTTGACGGCTGTACCTCATGCCCTCTCGCGTAAGATGATCCAGATCGTAAAACCGGAGGCGCTGGCCGTTCCTCCCAAGGCGCAAAGTCTAGCCATTCAGCACGGACTAAAAGTGACTGCGCCCAGTCAGGTGGATGTCATTCGTTCCAACCGCCTGCGTTCCACCAATACGGGCAGCGGCAACGAAGTGGCCCGATTGATCATTGGCGACCATCTGGAGGCGATTGCAACCTGGCTGGATATGGGTGGTAACAAGTCACAAGCCCGATCTATTTCCCGTGCTGAAGTGGCCTATAGGAGGAACGCCAGATGACACTGACGAGTATTATTATTCCGACGTACAACGGGCTGGATCTGCTGAAGCCATGTATCGATGCCATTCGAAAATATACCGATCGACATACAGCGTATGAAATCATCGTTGTGGATAATGGCTCGGTTGATGGAACAGCAGCTTATTGTGCCCGGGAACGAATTCGTTTTGTCCGGTTACCGGACAATCGGGGTTTCCCCGCGGCTTGCAATGCCGGGCTCCGTGCAGCCTGTGGCGATGAGCTGTTGCTGCTGAATAATGATGTTACAGTTACCACCCGCTGGCTCGAAAATCTGCGGACAGCCCTCTACAGTGAAGCAAACATTGGCATTACAGGTCCGGTGACCAACTATGCAAGTGGTATCCAACAGGTGGAACTTGAGTTCCGGGACATGGCACATTTTCAGGAACTGGCTGCTGCCAACAATATAGTCGATTCTTCCAGATGGAAGGAAGTCAGACGCATTGTCGGCTTATGCATGCTCATGCGGAGAAGTGTGATGGAGGACATTGGTGTGCTTGACGAAGTCTATTCGCCGGGACACTATGAAGATGACGATTATTGCTACAGGGCCTGCCAGAGAGGGTATCGTTTGCTGGTATGCGGGGATGTCCTGGTACATCATCGCGGCAGCGCGAGTTTTTTGAAGACCGATCCTGTAGCTTGGAAACAGTTGCTTGAGCGCAATCGATCCATTTTTATCAACAAATGGCATGTCGATCCCCTTAAATATATTGAGACATCCGATGAAGGAGGGATAGTGGAATGAAAGGTGTAATTCTTGCTGGCGGAACAGGAACACGACTGTATCCTCTGACCCGGCTGATTAACAAGCATCTGATTCCAGTAGGCAAGCATCCGATGATTATGTATGGCATCGACAGACTCCGCCAGGCAGGCATTGAAGAGATATTGATAGTGATCAACAAACATTCCGCTGGGTTATACACAGAGTATTTGGGTGGTGGAGCAGATCATGGCGTCAAGCTCACGTACCGGATTCAGGAAAAGGCAGGCGGGATTGCCGAAGCATTGGATCTGGCGACATCGTTTATCCTTCCTGGAGAGAAGTTCGTTGTGCTGCTGGGAGACAATCTGTTTAGCGACGATTTGAAGCCATATGTGGATCGGTATATGCAGCAGCCTGCGGGTACAGCTCGTGTCTTGCTCAAAGAAGTGGACGATGCACGGCGGTATGGGGTGCCGGTGTTTGATCCACAGCATCCGGAACGAATCGCATACATTGAGGAAAAACCGACTGATCCGAAGACCTCTTATTGTGTTACTGGCATATATATGTATGATGACCATGTATTCAACCTCATTCAGAACATTTCACCTTCTGCACGCGGCGAACTCGAAATTACGGACGTGAACAATCATTATGCAGCAGCTGGAGGACTGGAATACGATATTTTGCAAAAATATTGGAGTGATGCAGGGACGTTCCAATCGCTTCAGGATGCAGCCATCCGCATGAAGGGGCAATTGCCCTAAAATATATGCGCCTGATGTTGCCGCTGTGAGAGGTCCCATGAGAGCAGAACAACCTGCGCCGGAGCCGGAAGAATGCTCCGGCGCTTTGTGCAGCGGCGGCACTCCTCGTGCATGCCAAGGGAGGGAATGCCGTGAGAGTAGCAAAACGCAGCGACTTGGGCAGGAAGAAGACACTGGGCGGTCATGCCGGCTCCTTGTACGTATCTGTGGGAGTGCAGCCCAAAGCAAGTTCGAATCACGAATGGGGAAACCAAGGCGCGAAGCAGGGGAATGTGGAACTCGCAGGAATAGAGCGCAAGCTTCTTGCAGAACCGAAAGGCAAAGCCAGCGGGCGCACCGGCGCAAGACGTGGTGCGAGCGCTGGAGCACGAACCAAAACGGGAGCGAAAACAGGCGAAGGGCGTGGCATTGCAGGCACCCGTGTGAAATCAGGCGAGCGTGCAGGTGTGAGCCGTGGCCGTAAAGGAGCGCGAGCCAAAACGGGCAAGCGCGCAGTTGCGGGCCGCGGGCATGCTGCGCCGCGGGGCGGGCCGCCCGCCCGCGCCCGCGCCAAACAGCGCACGGCTGCGCAGCGTGCGCCCGGACCAGCACCGCCGCAAGTGACACACCGACACGGTGGTGTCGCCCCCGCGGGGCGGGAAGGCGCTGCCGCGCATGCTGGCAGCGCAAGGGCACTTGCGCCTGCGCAGCCGGCTGCAGCGCCCGAGAGCGGCTACGCCGAGGGCTTCCGCGACGGCGTGTTCGCGGGCGGGGAGGCGCTGGTGGCGCAGCACATCCCGCCTGATCATATTCTGCCTGCCGTGGCGGCGGCAGATCTGATCGAGGCGGGATTCCGCCAATATGCGCCCACCCTTACCCGGCTGGCCAGCCCTCATGAGATGGCTGGCCATATCCTGGGGGCGCTGGATGCGCAGCGCCCCCTGTCCGTCGTTCGCCTCGGAGATGGCGAACTGCTGACCCTGGCAGCGGATACGGTGCTGCCCGGGGAGCAAGTGCAGGAGCTGGCACCGTTTCTGCCTTATGCAGGGGTGCCACGCTCCACCCCGGACATCCGCGCTGAGCTCGCGGAAGCCATTCGCGGCGCAGATTGGATCGGTGTCCCCATCTCGCGTGCGCCTACTTTTCAGGGGCTGTTATTTCCAGTATTACGCCATTTCGGCATCGACTGGTCCCGTCTGAATCTGACCAGTTCCACGATTAACTACAGCCTGCATCATTCGGGTCTGTTGTTGCCTGTGGTACAGGGGCGTCGGGTGCTGCTGATTGGAAGCCGAGCTGCAGAGCTTGGGGGGTTATTGATCGGCCGCGGCGTTCATGTCACAGGCATCATAGGTACAGTGGAGGGAGTTGCGGATATCCCGAGAGTGATGCAGCAAACTGCGGAGCATTCGTTCGATATCGCTCTGGTAGCTGCGGGAATTCCGGCTGTCATTCTGTGTCGCCGAATTGCTGGTGAGCTGGGGCGGGTTGCCATAGATTTTGGACATTTGGCTGACAAATTGGTTACAGGAGAGCTTTATCTCTAATGGACGATCTGGTGCGACGTTCATCGTAACGCGCATTTGGATGAGGGGAAATGGAGGAAGCAACATGAGCACATCAGGCAGAAATTCAAGACAGCGGAAAGCATCGTCATCCGAAACCGTTGTTTTGCACTCAGCTCGAAGCCGTAGTGGAGGGAAGATGAGACGCCAAGGCTCAGGTAAACGGGCAGCCAAGAACGCAAAACTGTATAAGCAGGGGTACCATAGAGGCTATGATGAGGGCGTGCGACAGGGGGAAAGCTCATTCGGGCTGGTATTCGAAGGCGTCAGCATTATTATTCCGACGTACAACCAGCGCGAATATGTCCTGCAATGTGTATCCAGTATTGAAAAGCATACACCGGCCCCCTTTGAAATCATTGTTGTGGATAACGCGTCCAAGGATGGCACGGCGGAAGCCATGCTTCGCAAAGGTGGCATGGTAAGGGTCGCTGCGCTGGATAAGAATCGTGGTTTTGCCGGCGGTGTCAATTATGGACTGATGATGGCAAGGGGACGACATATCGTGGTGCTGAACAACGATACACTGGTCACCCCGGGCTGGCTGGAAAACATGATGACCTGTCTTGACAGTCATCCCGAGATGGGAGTCGTGGGTCCGGTTACGAATTACATCGGAGGGGATCAGCAGATTGAAGTCCCGTACAGGGACGTGGAGGACATGTGGTCTTTTGCTGCCCGACATAATCGCCCGGATGCCACGAAACATAGGGAGACCGACAGGCTGGTCGGATTTTGCTGGCTGTTCTCCCGGGAATTGCTGGAGCGGGTAGGTTATCTTGATGAAGGTTACGCCGTGGGGAATTTTGAAGATGACGACTGGATCATTCGGGCGAAGCTGGCGGGATACAGGCTGGGGGTAGCCGGGGATGCCTTCATACATCACTACGGAAGTGTAAGCATGAAGTCGCTGGGAGAACAGGATTATGAAGTCGTGAACAAGGATAACGAACAGTTTTATACTCAAAAATGGGGAGATCCCCATGCGTTGATTGCCGATACTTCCCGGCTCTCGCTGCGTGCCAAGGAGTCGACCAGTCAGCAGGAGAACAAGACGTCCCTAGGCAAGACAGACTCCCCTGACCTGCGACAGCGCATTTCCACCAAGGGCAGCAGCGATGTAACGCATAAGCTGAGACGCAGCACGGACTTTTACCCGGAGGGCTGTTACATCTCTGATATTAAGGGTGATGTGTATCGACTGATGCGTGGACAGCGACGCAAGCTGGATATCCCGGTTCCACGCGGCATTTCTCCTGTTTTGGTTGCGAAACCGGATCTGCTCGGCGTATCGGCAGGTGAGCCACTGATATCTGCGAATGAGGTACAGGGCTGGCCTCTGGAAAAAAGTCATGTTCATGCTGAGCCCGTTCAGAGCAACCGCGATGCGCTGGAGGAAGGCATGATTGTTGCCGCGACGAATGAGCGGGATATATGGTATCAGATTAGTGGCAGTAAACGCAGGAGGTTTGCAACTCCTTATGCTGCGGAACGATGGGGAGTGCAATCCGGGCACGTCGTTCATGTATCTGCGAACCAATTGCGTACAATCGAAGAGGGCTGGCCCATTATTGCTCCTCCCCAGCTCTTGAACGAAGATTTGTAATGACTGGGTTCGGCTGCCTTGTATATCGGCACGACAGCATGATGCGGAATGTGATGTACAGCGTATCGTAATGCTATACATCTTTCCGCATCAGAACTTTTACATATATCACGAATCATGAAATGTAACGATAGGGTGATTTAAATTTAATCTTTCTATCCTCTTATAGGTTTATTCTATTGGGAGATCCATTGACGCTTGAAGAGGTGAGGAGTACATTTATAGCCATAATTCTTATTTAACAGATAGGAATTAATGGTCTGGGTGGTAATCCATCCTGATCTGACAATGAATCAATCAGGAGGTATGCCGATGTCTTCTACATCGAAAAAAGTAGTGCTCT
Above is a window of Paenibacillus sp. E222 DNA encoding:
- a CDS encoding glycosyltransferase family 2 protein, coding for MTLTSIIIPTYNGLDLLKPCIDAIRKYTDRHTAYEIIVVDNGSVDGTAAYCARERIRFVRLPDNRGFPAACNAGLRAACGDELLLLNNDVTVTTRWLENLRTALYSEANIGITGPVTNYASGIQQVELEFRDMAHFQELAAANNIVDSSRWKEVRRIVGLCMLMRRSVMEDIGVLDEVYSPGHYEDDDYCYRACQRGYRLLVCGDVLVHHRGSASFLKTDPVAWKQLLERNRSIFINKWHVDPLKYIETSDEGGIVE
- a CDS encoding sugar phosphate nucleotidyltransferase is translated as MKGVILAGGTGTRLYPLTRLINKHLIPVGKHPMIMYGIDRLRQAGIEEILIVINKHSAGLYTEYLGGGADHGVKLTYRIQEKAGGIAEALDLATSFILPGEKFVVLLGDNLFSDDLKPYVDRYMQQPAGTARVLLKEVDDARRYGVPVFDPQHPERIAYIEEKPTDPKTSYCVTGIYMYDDHVFNLIQNISPSARGELEITDVNNHYAAAGGLEYDILQKYWSDAGTFQSLQDAAIRMKGQLP
- a CDS encoding glycosyltransferase family 2 protein, coding for MSTSGRNSRQRKASSSETVVLHSARSRSGGKMRRQGSGKRAAKNAKLYKQGYHRGYDEGVRQGESSFGLVFEGVSIIIPTYNQREYVLQCVSSIEKHTPAPFEIIVVDNASKDGTAEAMLRKGGMVRVAALDKNRGFAGGVNYGLMMARGRHIVVLNNDTLVTPGWLENMMTCLDSHPEMGVVGPVTNYIGGDQQIEVPYRDVEDMWSFAARHNRPDATKHRETDRLVGFCWLFSRELLERVGYLDEGYAVGNFEDDDWIIRAKLAGYRLGVAGDAFIHHYGSVSMKSLGEQDYEVVNKDNEQFYTQKWGDPHALIADTSRLSLRAKESTSQQENKTSLGKTDSPDLRQRISTKGSSDVTHKLRRSTDFYPEGCYISDIKGDVYRLMRGQRRKLDIPVPRGISPVLVAKPDLLGVSAGEPLISANEVQGWPLEKSHVHAEPVQSNRDALEEGMIVAATNERDIWYQISGSKRRRFATPYAAERWGVQSGHVVHVSANQLRTIEEGWPIIAPPQLLNEDL
- a CDS encoding glycosyltransferase family A protein, whose translation is MKERSGGVRRQRTAGRRTTRNRTRTMGRRSLTKSPLKSSSASRSATNSSVLQEAFRAGQRAGRKAMENEQSIEQHARSSWQELEAAISAELRSYSAAMQAGKAFMQGYAHAAGRSLNIIPLALNKTAAAVVCACNEELTLGQVLVQLKRLPLTDIVVVLNGTTDNSLTQVLEQPGITLVYEPDRAGHDVGRALGAKMTEAETLLFVDGDMVVPAEQLAPFLYAVDRGDDVALNNLSSLLPPFARQDEVSRIKAYLNRVLNRSDLGSNSLTAVPHALSRKMIQIVKPEALAVPPKAQSLAIQHGLKVTAPSQVDVIRSNRLRSTNTGSGNEVARLIIGDHLEAIATWLDMGGNKSQARSISRAEVAYRRNAR
- a CDS encoding GT-D fold domain-containing glycosyltransferase; this encodes MAQHIPPDHILPAVAAADLIEAGFRQYAPTLTRLASPHEMAGHILGALDAQRPLSVVRLGDGELLTLAADTVLPGEQVQELAPFLPYAGVPRSTPDIRAELAEAIRGADWIGVPISRAPTFQGLLFPVLRHFGIDWSRLNLTSSTINYSLHHSGLLLPVVQGRRVLLIGSRAAELGGLLIGRGVHVTGIIGTVEGVADIPRVMQQTAEHSFDIALVAAGIPAVILCRRIAGELGRVAIDFGHLADKLVTGELYL